From Sporosarcina sp. FSL K6-3457:
TCCCTTATTGCGTAATGTGATTTTTGCATTTCTAACAGGTGGAACAATCTGTTTGATTGGTCAATTTGTTTCTCTTTTTTATATGACGTTTTTTGATTTCACAGAACGGACAGCAAGCAATCCGACTGTTGCAACAATGGTGTTTTTTGCAATGCTATTAACTGGTTTTGGCCAATATAAGAAAATTGGCCAGTTCGGGGGAGCGGGCAGTGCGGTGCCGATAACTGGTTTCGGTAATGCAGTTATTTCTGCTGCTATCGAGCATAAGTCAGAGGGCTATGTGCTTGGTGTAGGTGGCAACATGTTTAAATTAGCCGGATCAGTTATTCTGTTTGGTGTTTTTTCAGCATTTGCCGTTGCATTGGTTAAAACAATTCTTGTCAAATTTGGAGTCGTATCATGGTAGCGCGCGGGTTACTGACATTCAAAACGATGCCTTCGATTGCTGCAACGGGTGTAACAGTAGGTCCACTGGAAAAGAAGAGCCCATTTGCGAATCAGTTTGACAAAGTGTATAACGATGAACGTTGTGGCCTAAAGACCAATGAACACGCCCATGCAAAAATGATTGAGGATGCCTGTATGATTGCGTTAAGTAAAGTAGATTCCGTACCAAGCGACGCTGACTTTCTATTAATCGGTGATCTTGTCAATCAAATGACACCGTCCAATTTTGGTGCCACAACATTGGAAATTCCATACATTGGCTTGTTTTCAGCTTGTGCGACATCTGTGTCCTCGCTTTTGATGGCAGCATTGTTAACAGAGGCAGGCATGTCAACATGTGCCGTCGCAGGTTCGGCAAGTCAACATAATGCAATTGAGCGGCAATTTCGCTATCCCATCGAGTACGGCGCACAAAAATCTGAAACGGCTCAGTGGACAGTGACAGCCGCGGGTATAGCAGCCGTCACTCCTTATAAAAAAGGAGTTCCTTCTATTACATGTGCAACAATCGGATGTGCAACGGATCTCGGTATGACAGATCCACTCAATATGGGGGCTGCAATGGCACCGGCGGCAGCAGATACATTAACGCGTCATCTTGACGGGCATGGAACTAAAGCGAGTGATTACGATTGTATTATGACGGGAGACCTTGGTAAGACAGGGTTTGAATTATACAAAATATTAATAGGAAATAAAGGAGTCGACGCGACGGACAATTTCCGAGATGCAGGTGCGGAATTTTACGGTGATGATCCGGTGTTTTTATCTGGAGCAAGTGGGGCGGGCTGTTCAGCAGCTATTTATTTCACTGAAATCATTGGGAAAATGATGGCAGGTGACTATAAGCGTGTCTTGCTCATTGCGACAGGTGCGTTGTTGTCGCCCATGTCGTTCCAACAAGGCGATACGATTCCATGCATTGCGCATGCAGTTGAATTAACGATGAAATGAGTGGGCATAATGATTTCAATTTTTATAACGTCTTTTATTGTAGGTGGGCTGATTTGTGTTGTAGGTCAGCTATTATTTGATGTAGCGAAACTAACTCCTGCCCATACACTGTGTATATTGGTCGTTGCGGGATCTGTATTAGATGGTTTTGGACTGTATGAACCCTTTATCGACTTTGCAGGTGCTGGTGCGAC
This genomic window contains:
- the spoVAC gene encoding stage V sporulation protein AC codes for the protein MDEKKYAQLEQQTSPKTPLLRNVIFAFLTGGTICLIGQFVSLFYMTFFDFTERTASNPTVATMVFFAMLLTGFGQYKKIGQFGGAGSAVPITGFGNAVISAAIEHKSEGYVLGVGGNMFKLAGSVILFGVFSAFAVALVKTILVKFGVVSW
- the spoVAE gene encoding stage V sporulation protein AE, whose protein sequence is MISIFITSFIVGGLICVVGQLLFDVAKLTPAHTLCILVVAGSVLDGFGLYEPFIDFAGAGATIPITSFGNSLTHGAMAEAEKHGFIGVLTGMFEVTSSGISSAILFGFIAALIFKSKGKI
- a CDS encoding stage V sporulation protein AD: MVARGLLTFKTMPSIAATGVTVGPLEKKSPFANQFDKVYNDERCGLKTNEHAHAKMIEDACMIALSKVDSVPSDADFLLIGDLVNQMTPSNFGATTLEIPYIGLFSACATSVSSLLMAALLTEAGMSTCAVAGSASQHNAIERQFRYPIEYGAQKSETAQWTVTAAGIAAVTPYKKGVPSITCATIGCATDLGMTDPLNMGAAMAPAAADTLTRHLDGHGTKASDYDCIMTGDLGKTGFELYKILIGNKGVDATDNFRDAGAEFYGDDPVFLSGASGAGCSAAIYFTEIIGKMMAGDYKRVLLIATGALLSPMSFQQGDTIPCIAHAVELTMK